GGAGGAGATCGCCGCCGCCGTGCTCTGGCTCTGCTCGGACGCCGCCTCCTTCGCCATCGGCCACGCACTGGTCGTCGACGGCGGCCAGACCGTCTGAAGGTGGTGCTGCCCCGGCCTCCCGCGCGCCAGAAGGGGGCGGATCGTGGCCCAGCGCCCGCCGCCCGCTCCAGACGCGAGACGAGCCCGCGCAGGCGCCGTCCCCGCGCAGGCCGCATCCTCCGCGCACGGCCACCGACACAGACCGGCGCACAGAGCAACCCCTCAGCCCTCGGGCCAAGCCAACTGACAAGACCCGGACCACCGAACAACGCACGACGGGAGAGCTCGACATGAACCCCACCTACGACTTCACCGGCCAGGTCGCGTTCGTCACCGGCGCAGGCTCCGGCATGGGTCTGGCAGCCGCCCGGGCCTTCGCCGAGGCCGGTGCCGCCGTCGCACTCACGGACATCGACGAAGCGGCCCTGAACGCAGCCGTCAAGGAACTCACCGCCGCCGGCCACCAAGCCCTCGCCCTCACCTGCGACGTCAGCGACGAGGACCAGGTCGCCTCCGCCGTCGACCGCACCGTCGAGACCTTCGGCCGCCTCGACATGGCCTACAACAACGCCGGCATCCAGATCCCGCCCAGCGACGCCGCCGAGGAAGCCGCCGAACGCTTCGACCGCGTCAACGCCATCAACCTCCGCGGCGTATGGGCCTGCATGAAGCACGAACTGCGGCACATGCGCGCCCAGGGCAGCGGCGCCATCGTCAACTGCTCCTCGCTCGGCGGCCTGGTCGGCCTACCCGGACGCGCCTCCTACCACGCCTCCAAGCACGGCGTGATCGGCCTGACCACCAGCGCGGCCTTGGAGTACGCCCCGCGCGGCATCCGCATCAACGCCGTCTGCCCCGGCACCATCAACACGCCCATGGTCAGCGACATGATCACCAAGGGAGAACTCGACCGCGCCGAAGCCGAGGCCAACCAGCCCATCAACCGCCTCGGTACCGCCGAGGAGATCGCCCAGGCCGTCCTGTGGCTGTGCAGCCCCGGAGCGGGCTTCGTCGTCGGCGTCGCCCTGCCCGTCGACGGCGGCTACGTCGCTCGCTGAGGACGAACCACGAACGGCTCAAGCAGTGGCTGACGAAGAACGTCCTGGACGTACATCGCGCGCCCAACACGCAGCCCGCTGAGCCCCGTCGTTCAACGACCGGAACAACGCCCGCTCAGATAAACCCGTGGAAAGAAGGACAAGAAATGTCACTGTCGGACGGCTATATCTTCGATCTCGACAAGAACGTCACGCGCACGTCGGTGACGTACAAGAACAGGTACGGGATCACCATCGCGGCCGACCTCTATCGGCCGAAGGACTTCGACGAGTCGCAGAAGCACCCGGCGATCGTCATCGGCCCACCGTACGGTGGCGTCAAGGAGCAGGGGCCCGGGGTGTACGCCCAGGAACTGGCCAAGCGCGGATTCGTCGCCCTCGGGTTCGACCCGTCCTACAACGGCGAGAGCAGCGGTGAGCCCCGGCACATCGCCTCGCCGGAGATCTTCGCCGAGGACTTCAGCGCCGGCGTGGACTTCCTCGGCACCCTGCCCTACGTGGGCCGCGACAGGATCGGCGCGATCGGCATCTGCGGCAGTGGAGGGTTCGCGCTGAACGCCGCCCAGGTCGACCAGCGGATCAAGGCCGTGGCGACGGCAGCCATGTACGACATCAGCGGCCTCACGCGCGGGGGGTGGCAGGACACCATGAGCGACGAGGAACGCCAGACAGGGCTGAACAAGCTCGCGGAGCAGCGCTGGACGGACGTCGACGCGGGTGAGCCAGCGCTCACGCCGACCTTCCCCACCGAGATCCCGGACGGCCTGGACCCGGTCACCAGCGAGTTCTTCGAGTTCTACGTCACCGATCGTGGTCGGCATCCTCGCTCGATCGGCGGGTTCACCATCACGAGTGGAATGTCCCACATCAACTACGGCGCGCTGCGCCACCTTCCGGACATCGCCCCGCGACCGATCCTCCTCATCACCGGTGAGCACGCTCATTCCCGCTACTTCAGCGACACCGTCCACGAGCAGGCGACCGGTCCCAAGAAGCTGGTGGTGGTTCCCGGGGCGCGACACATCGACCTCTACGACCGAACCGACCTGATTCCCTTCGAGGAGCTGGAAGAGTTCTTCACCAAGAATCTCGCCTGATCACCGGACACCGGCCCAGCGGGCGTTCGGGGCCCAGCACCGCTGGCAGCCCAGCACCTCACCCGCGCGGCGAAGGCTGCCAGGATCACTAGCAGGTCCGGCGGGCGGCAAGAAGGGGTCGGTTGTACCTCCGACAGGAACTCCACCAACACCACACCCCTCGGAGATCGAAGACTTCGCCCTCCGAGGGTCCGCCGCAGTGTGGCGTCGCCGAAAAATACCGACACCCCGGAGCCGCTGTCGCACCTCCCACCCGGAGGCCGGGCCCACGCTGTCGGCAAAGTCACGGCCGCACTCACCCTCGTACCGCTGACCGTGCTGCCCGGCGATGTCTGCCACCCGACTCGACGGCTACGACCGCTTATCACTCGGTGACCGAGACCGGGAGCGGCGGCGGATCCGCACGAACTGAAACCCCCGTTGAGATGCCGAAAGAGAGTCCGTCCGTGACGACCCCTACCGCAGTCGAAAGACTCATCCATCTCCAGGCAGCAGGCGTGAGCCTGGTGCTCGACCTGAGAGGCACCGGCCTGCCCACCGTGCTCCACTGGGGCGCCGATCTCGGCAACCTCACCCAGGACGAGCTCTCGCAACTGGCCGATGCCGCCACCATGCCGAACATGCCAGGGTTCGACGATGTCGTACCGCGGGTCGCGCTGCTGCCCGAGCACGGCACCGGATGGCCCGGACAGCCCGGCCTCACCGGGCACCGCCAGGGCGCCGACTGGTCACCCCTGTTCACCCTCGACTCGGTGGAGGCCGACGGCCTCTCGGTACGGATCCGGGCCGCCGACCGCACCGCCCAGCTCGGTCTCGTCCTGGAAGCCGGGCTCACCCCTGCCGGGCTGGTGCGAATGCGGGCCGCCGTACGCAACGACGACACGGTACGGCCGTACACGCTCGACGGATTGATGCTCGCGCTGCCGGTGCCCGACTCCGCCACCGAACTGCTCGACCTCACTGGCCGCTGGTGCCGCGAACGCTCCCCGCAGCGCCACCCGTTCAACGCGGGCACCTGGCTGCGCGAGACCCGCAGCGGGCGCACCGGCCCCGACGCCGCCCTGGTCCTGACGGCCGGCACGCCGGGCTTCGGCTTCGGCCACGGTGAGGTGTGGGGCCTGCACATCGCCTGGAGCGGCAACCACCGGATCCTGGCCGAGCGGCTGCCCGCCGGCCGCCCGGCCCTCGCCGCCGGTGAGCTGCTGCTTCCGGGCGAGGTGGTTCTCGGCCCCGGCGAGGAGTACACCGGGCCGTGGCTCTACGGCTCCCACAGCGCAAAGGGCCTGGACGGACTGTCCGCGCGCTTCCACGACCACCTGCGCGCCCGGCCCGGCCACCCGCACCGGCCCCGACCGGTGGTGCTCAACACCTGGGAAGCCGTCTACTTCGACCATAATCTCGACAAGCTCACCCACCTCGCCGACCTCGGCGCGCAGGTCGGCGTGGAACGCTTCGTCCTGGACGACGGCTGGTTCCGCCACCGCCGCGACGACCGGGCCGGGCTCGGCGACTGGTACGTCGACGAGACCGTCTGGCCCAATGGCCTGGGCCCGCTCATCGACCATGTCCGCGCGCTCGGGATGGAGTTCGGCCTGTGGGTCGAACCGGAGATGGTCAACCCCGACTCCGACCTGGCCCGCGCCCACCCCGAATGGATCCTGGCCACCGGCGGCCGTACCCCCGCCGACCGCCGCTTCCAGCAGGTCCTGGACCTCACCCACCCCGAGGCGTACGCGTACATCCTTGAGCGGCTCGACGCCCTGCTCACCGAGTACGACATCGCCTACCTCAAGTGGGACCACAACCGCGAACTCGTCGACGCCGGCCACTCACCGGGCGGTGAACCCGCCGTCCACGCCCAGACCCTCGCCCTCTACGCCCTGCTCGACGAACTGCGCGCACGCCACCCGGGCCTGGAGATCGAATCCTGCTCCAGCGGCGGCGGACGCGTCGACCTCGCCGTCCTCGAACACACCGACCGCATCTGGGCCAGCGACTGCAACGACGCCCTGGAACGCCAGTCGATCAACCGCTGGACCGGTCTGCTCCTGCCGCCCGAACTCGTCGGCTCCCACATCGGCACCGCCCGCTCCCACACCACCGGCCGCACCCACGACCTCGCCTTCCGGGCCGGCACCGCGCTCTTCGGCCACCTCGGCATCGAATGGGACCTCACCCGCGCCAGCGAGAGCGAACGCGCCGAACTCACCCGCTGGGTCTCCCTCCACAAGCAGCTCCGCGACCTGCTGCACACCGGCCGCGTCGTCCGTATCGACCATGCCGACCCGGCCCTGTGGGCCCACGGCGTCATCTCGAACGACCGGACCGAAGCCGTCTTCGCCCTCGCCTCCGTGGCCACCCCCGTCGCCGCCCACTCCGGCACGCTACGGCTGCCCGGCCTCGACCCGAACACCACCTACCGCGTGCGCCCGCTGCCCCCGGCCGACCACGCCCCCGGCATGGAACGCGGAACCCCCGCCTGGTGCACCAAGGACGGCATCACCCTGTCCGGCAACGTCCTCGAACACGTCGGCATCCAGATCCCCACCCTCCACCCCGAACAGCTCATCCTGCTCCACCTCACAAGCCGCTGAGCCGCCGCCACCGGCTCGAAGCAACGGGGCTGCCCGCCGGTGAGTAGCTCAGCCGGAATCACTCCAGGGGCGAAGTACAACTCGAACTGCACCGAATGAGGGGAAGGGTCCCGGCCGCTGCGCGGCCGGGACCCTTCTGGCACTGGCATTAGCCTCATCTGGGAGGGCCTGGAGATGATCGTTTGCTCCCGGCCTCGCCCTCACCGTCTGCACCGACGGGCTCACCTCATCCGAGGAAAGACTGCGCCTGCTGTCCTCCTGGGCCGCACCCCCGGAAGCGCCCTCAGCCGGCTGACGCCTGCCCCTGGGCTAGCGCCCGGGGCTCGATGCGGACAGAGCAACCACTA
The DNA window shown above is from Streptomyces akebiae and carries:
- a CDS encoding alpha/beta hydrolase, which encodes MSLSDGYIFDLDKNVTRTSVTYKNRYGITIAADLYRPKDFDESQKHPAIVIGPPYGGVKEQGPGVYAQELAKRGFVALGFDPSYNGESSGEPRHIASPEIFAEDFSAGVDFLGTLPYVGRDRIGAIGICGSGGFALNAAQVDQRIKAVATAAMYDISGLTRGGWQDTMSDEERQTGLNKLAEQRWTDVDAGEPALTPTFPTEIPDGLDPVTSEFFEFYVTDRGRHPRSIGGFTITSGMSHINYGALRHLPDIAPRPILLITGEHAHSRYFSDTVHEQATGPKKLVVVPGARHIDLYDRTDLIPFEELEEFFTKNLA
- a CDS encoding alpha-galactosidase, yielding MTTPTAVERLIHLQAAGVSLVLDLRGTGLPTVLHWGADLGNLTQDELSQLADAATMPNMPGFDDVVPRVALLPEHGTGWPGQPGLTGHRQGADWSPLFTLDSVEADGLSVRIRAADRTAQLGLVLEAGLTPAGLVRMRAAVRNDDTVRPYTLDGLMLALPVPDSATELLDLTGRWCRERSPQRHPFNAGTWLRETRSGRTGPDAALVLTAGTPGFGFGHGEVWGLHIAWSGNHRILAERLPAGRPALAAGELLLPGEVVLGPGEEYTGPWLYGSHSAKGLDGLSARFHDHLRARPGHPHRPRPVVLNTWEAVYFDHNLDKLTHLADLGAQVGVERFVLDDGWFRHRRDDRAGLGDWYVDETVWPNGLGPLIDHVRALGMEFGLWVEPEMVNPDSDLARAHPEWILATGGRTPADRRFQQVLDLTHPEAYAYILERLDALLTEYDIAYLKWDHNRELVDAGHSPGGEPAVHAQTLALYALLDELRARHPGLEIESCSSGGGRVDLAVLEHTDRIWASDCNDALERQSINRWTGLLLPPELVGSHIGTARSHTTGRTHDLAFRAGTALFGHLGIEWDLTRASESERAELTRWVSLHKQLRDLLHTGRVVRIDHADPALWAHGVISNDRTEAVFALASVATPVAAHSGTLRLPGLDPNTTYRVRPLPPADHAPGMERGTPAWCTKDGITLSGNVLEHVGIQIPTLHPEQLILLHLTSR
- a CDS encoding glucose 1-dehydrogenase → MNPTYDFTGQVAFVTGAGSGMGLAAARAFAEAGAAVALTDIDEAALNAAVKELTAAGHQALALTCDVSDEDQVASAVDRTVETFGRLDMAYNNAGIQIPPSDAAEEAAERFDRVNAINLRGVWACMKHELRHMRAQGSGAIVNCSSLGGLVGLPGRASYHASKHGVIGLTTSAALEYAPRGIRINAVCPGTINTPMVSDMITKGELDRAEAEANQPINRLGTAEEIAQAVLWLCSPGAGFVVGVALPVDGGYVAR